Sequence from the Syntrophales bacterium genome:
AATCCCTTTTTAAATTCCTCCCTTACCCCCCTTTGTTAAAGGGGGGATGGGGGGATTTTCTGGTTTTCCGGCCTTTCTTTACACGTTCCTTAAGGTCGTCAAAGAAGTCATAGGCTGCCGGGACAACGATGAGCGTCAGAAAGAGCGAGCTGAGAAGACCGCCGATCACGGCAATTCCCATAGGGGCACGTGTCTCCGCGCCCTCCCCGACACCGAAGGCCACCGGCAGCATCCCGAAGACCATAGCCAGAGTCGTCATCAGGATGGGTCTCAGCCTGACCGGGCCGGCCTGCAGGAGCGCCTCCCGCCTTGACATTCCTCTTCCCCTTAAGGTATTGGTATAATCTACGAGAAGGATCGAGTTCTTCTTTACGAGACCCATGAGGAGGACAAGCCCGATAAAACTGAAAATGTTCAGGGTTTTCCCTGTTATCATCAGCGCCCCAAAGGCCCCGATGAAGGAGAGGGGCATGGCCAGCAATACCGTAACGGGATGGATAAAGCTCTCAAACTGGGCGGCAAGAATCATATAGGCCATAATCACCCCGAGGAGAAGGGCAAACATCAGGTAGTGAAAGGATTCCCTCATGACCTCGGACATACCCTTGTATTTCGGCAGATAATCCGCCGGGAGCACCCTGGCCGCGATGGCATCAAGCTCGTTCATCGCCTGACCTAATGGTTTCCCCTCCAGGCTGGCAAAGATGGTGATGGCACGCTGTCTGTCCACCCGGTTGATGATACTGGGACCGCCTCCCTCCTGGATCTGGACGACGTTGGCGAGTTCCACCATCTTGCCCTCCCGTGACCTTACGTAAAGCCTTCCCAGGTCAGAAGGATCTTTCCTGTCTCTCGGATCGAGTTGCACCCTCACATCGTATCGTTTCCCCCTGACCTCGTCCTTGAACTTTGTGATATCCAGCTCCCCACCGATCAGGAGGTTGATAGCCTCGGCAATGGTTGCCACATCCACACCCAGATCGGCGGCCTTATCCCGGTCAATATAAACTCTCAGTTCCGGTTTCCCCACCTCGAGGGATGTATCCACATCCACGATACCGGGCAACTTTGAAAATTCGCGGATAATTTCTCTCGTATAGGTTTGAAGGGATGTTATGTCGCGTCCCCTGATACTGTATTGAATCGGCACCATCCTCTGACCGCCGCCAATAAGAGAAATATCCTCGGCTCTTGCCTCAAGGCCCGGTATCTTACCCAGCTTTTTCCTCATCTCTGCCTTGACCTGTTCCTGGCTCTTGGCCCTTTCCGACTTGGGTGTCATACCAGTAAAGAGGACGGCCTTATTGATCTCAGGGGAGTAGCCGAATCCGAGGGCATAGAAGACCGTCTTTATCTCCGGGGTCTTTCTGAAGATATCTTCCGCCTTTTTGAACAGGTCATCTGCCTGGCCAATAGAATAATCGCTTGGTCCTTCCAGGCTTCCGAGAAATTGGCCCTGGTCTTCCGGCGGAACGAACTCCTTCCCGATAAATTTAGTGATGTAAAGGCTGATAATAAATATAACCAGGGCAAGAAACAGAACGGTCTTTCTATGCCGGAGCGACACCTCGAGGAGGCGCCGGTATACCCCTTCCGTTAATTTATAGCTTCTCTCAAACCAGTCCCCCATCCTGGAAAAAACGGTAGATTTTGCGGGGACTCCGGTGTCGCCGCGCCGGGAGTTGATCCCTTTTAAAAAGATGGAGGCCATCATGGGGGTAAGGGTAAAGGAAACCAGCATGGAAACAAGGACGGCAAAGACCACGGTGAGGGCAAACTGGAGGAAAAATCTCCCGACCAGCCCCTTCATGAAGGCCACGGGGAGGAAGATCACGACAATGGCTAGGGTGGTGGCCATGACGGCAAGACCGATCTCAGAGGTGGCAAAAGAGGCGGC
This genomic interval carries:
- a CDS encoding efflux RND transporter permease subunit — translated: MWLADTSVKRPVFATMLILALVVLGIVSYQEIGVDLFPRVDFPIVNVVTRLKGASPEVMDVDVTDKIEEALNTINGVKTITSTSAEGYSVVVVEFVLERDIDLAVQDVREKISAVRSELPADIKEPIIEKVDPDATPVMWLALAGEKSVRELSTYTDEVLKEQLQRIKGVGAVRLAGLRLREVRVWLNADKLRACQIAANDVLAALRRENVELPGGRIESASKEYTVKIKGEFPNVPDFNDLIVAYYHGAPVRLQDIGRVEDGVEEKRSVARFNGVPAVGLGIQKQSGTNTVEVIGRIKEELVNIKKTLPPGISLDIAFDQSTFIKRSIHEVQKHLIIGGFFAVIAVIIFLRNTRTTLISAVALPVSIISTFALMRAFNFTFNNMTMLALSLSVGLLIDDAIIVIENIYRHVEEGMAPREAASFATSEIGLAVMATTLAIVVIFLPVAFMKGLVGRFFLQFALTVVFAVLVSMLVSFTLTPMMASIFLKGINSRRGDTGVPAKSTVFSRMGDWFERSYKLTEGVYRRLLEVSLRHRKTVLFLALVIFIISLYITKFIGKEFVPPEDQGQFLGSLEGPSDYSIGQADDLFKKAEDIFRKTPEIKTVFYALGFGYSPEINKAVLFTGMTPKSERAKSQEQVKAEMRKKLGKIPGLEARAEDISLIGGGQRMVPIQYSIRGRDITSLQTYTREIIREFSKLPGIVDVDTSLEVGKPELRVYIDRDKAADLGVDVATIAEAINLLIGGELDITKFKDEVRGKRYDVRVQLDPRDRKDPSDLGRLYVRSREGKMVELANVVQIQEGGGPSIINRVDRQRAITIFASLEGKPLGQAMNELDAIAARVLPADYLPKYKGMSEVMRESFHYLMFALLLGVIMAYMILAAQFESFIHPVTVLLAMPLSFIGAFGALMITGKTLNIFSFIGLVLLMGLVKKNSILLVDYTNTLRGRGMSRREALLQAGPVRLRPILMTTLAMVFGMLPVAFGVGEGAETRAPMGIAVIGGLLSSLFLTLIVVPAAYDFFDDLKERVKKGRKTRKSPHPPFNKGG